The Salvia miltiorrhiza cultivar Shanhuang (shh) chromosome 1, IMPLAD_Smil_shh, whole genome shotgun sequence genome has a window encoding:
- the LOC131021013 gene encoding cytochrome P450 94C1, whose product MALEPLSLSWLLQLGLAFFLLLFSAAMIFVVRLKPSCGCETCQTFLTSRWALEYNNLCDWYSHLLAKSPTGTIHVHVLGNVITANPENVEHMLKTKFENYPKGKQFSAILGDLLGRGIFNVDGDLWRFQRKMACLELGSVSVRSHAFDIVTSEIESRLVPLLRSSSDFDLQDIFRRFSFDSICRFSFGLDPGCLAPSLPACEFAAAFDLASKLSAERAIATSPLVWKVKRFLNLGSERRLKQAIRSVHELAEGVIRHKREHGGAHGDLLSRFMGTTDDDVFLRDIVISFLLAGRDTVASALTSFFWLLSRNPAVVDAIREESDRVIGGDREETVTFAQLREMHHLQAAVHESMRLFPPVQFDSKFCENDDVLADGTFVSRGTRVTYHPYAMGRMERIWGEVPLQFAPERWLENGVFKHKDPFKYPVFQGGIRVCLGKEMALVEMKAVALSIIRRFDIEVIGSGQAPKFMPGLTASIRGGLPAIVTVREGRF is encoded by the coding sequence ATGGCGCTcgagcctctctctctctcgtggcTGCTGCAGCTCGGCCTTgccttcttcctcctcctcttctccGCAGCCATGATTTTCGTCGTGCGCCTCAAGCCTTCGTGCGGCTGCGAGACCTGCCAGACTTTCCTCACTTCGCGGTGGGCTCTAGAGTACAACAATCTATGCGATTGGTACTCCCATCTCCTTGCCAAGTCGCCCACCGGAACGATCCACGTTCACGTTTTGGGGAATGTGATCACGGCGAATCCGGAAAACGTCGAGCACATGCTGAAAACAAAATTCGAGAATTATCCCAAAGGGAAGCAGTTCTCCGCCATCTTAGGCGATCTCCTCGGCCGAGGTATCTTCAACGTCGACGGCGATCTGTGGCGGTTCCAGCGGAAGATGGCGTGCCTCGAGCTCGGCAGCGTGTCTGTGAGATCCCACGCCTTCGATATCGTCACCTCCGAGATTGAATCGAGGCTCGTTCCTCTTCTGCGATCGAGCTCCGATTTCGATCTGCAGGATATTTTCCGGCGATTCTCGTTCGACAGCATATGTCGATTCTCCTTCGGATTGGACCCCGGTTGCCTCGCGCCGTCGCTCCCCGCCTGCGAGTTCGCGGCGGCGTTCGACCTCGCGTCGAAACTGTCGGCGGAGAGGGCGATCGCGACGTCGCCGCTGGTGTGGAAGGTGAAGCGGTTCCTCAATCTCGGCTCGGAAAGGAGATTGAAGCAGGCGATTAGATCCGTGCACGAGCTCGCGGAAGGGGTGATCAGGCACAAGCGGGAGCATGGTGGCGCGCACGGGGATCTCCTGTCGAGATTCATGGGGACGACCGACGACGACGTCTTCCTCCGCGACATCGTCATCAGCTTCCTCCTCGCCGGGCGCGACACGGTGGCGTCGGCGCTCACCAGCTTCTTCTGGCTCCTCAGCCGGAACCCTGCCGTGGTGGACGCGATCCGCGAGGAATCCGACCGCGTGATAGGGGGAGATAGAGAAGAGACGGTGACATTCGCGCAGCTCCGGGAGATGCACCACCTGCAGGCGGCGGTGCACGAGAGCATGCGGCTCTTCCCGCCGGTGCAGTTCGACTCAAAGTTCTGCGAAAACGACGACGTTCTCGCGGACGGCACGTTCGTGTCGAGAGGAACTAGGGTTACCTACCATCCGTACGCGATGGGGAGAATGGAGCGGATTTGGGGCGAGGTGCCGCTCCAATTCGCCCCGGAGAGGTGGCTCGAAAACGGAGTATTCAAGCACAAGGACCCGTTTAAGTACCCGGTATTCCAGGGCGGAATTAGGGTTTGTTTGGGGAAGGAGATGGCGTTGGTGGAGATGAAGGCGGTGGCGCTGTCCATAATTAGAAGGTTCGACATCGAAGTAATCGGGTCGGGTCAGGCTCCGAAGTTCATGCCCGGGTTGACAGCCTCGATCCGAGGCGGGTTGCCCGCCATTGTGACTGTGAGAGAGGGGAGGTTTTGA